A region of Acidobacteriota bacterium DNA encodes the following proteins:
- a CDS encoding type II secretion system F family protein, protein MPYYQYKAKDYNGKVIRGVLLSDNEDSLSEALEKMSLFLIKAIEIKKKEKASGKRTKIRRRDVLIFTIHLATSLEAGVPLLTALDDFADATENGRLKKIMRDIVRQVSAGAFFSDAIAKYPRTFSELYVSVVKAGEATGNLDKVLKDLIRFLEWQEELTGQVRQASMYPTIVILMVIGLITLMMSFTIPKIIPVLKEFNVELPMPTKTVITLSNFFENYWYLPLITVIGFVVFYRITYRTEKGRFFWDNLKLRLPVLGNIFRKLALSRFSHYLSVLYRTGIGIIQALSILEKVVVNAVVAKEIRRLREEIMRGESLSSGIKKSKEFPSLVTRMIEVGEETGALDDTLNKVSDYYDREIPAAIRQMFGVLEPMMIIFLGGFVLFIALSIFLPLWSLTGQIGQQIPSY, encoded by the coding sequence ATGCCATATTATCAATATAAAGCAAAAGATTATAACGGAAAGGTTATTAGAGGGGTTTTACTTTCTGACAATGAGGATTCTCTAAGTGAAGCCCTTGAAAAGATGAGCCTTTTCCTCATAAAAGCTATTGAGATTAAAAAAAAGGAGAAAGCTTCAGGTAAACGGACCAAAATAAGAAGAAGGGATGTTTTAATCTTTACCATCCATTTGGCCACATCCCTTGAGGCAGGAGTTCCCCTATTAACAGCACTGGATGATTTTGCAGATGCTACTGAAAATGGAAGGCTGAAAAAAATTATGAGAGATATTGTTCGACAGGTCTCTGCAGGAGCTTTTTTTTCAGATGCTATTGCCAAATATCCAAGGACATTTTCAGAGCTATATGTAAGTGTTGTTAAAGCTGGAGAGGCTACTGGAAATCTGGATAAAGTTTTAAAGGATCTTATAAGATTTTTAGAATGGCAAGAGGAACTCACTGGACAGGTAAGGCAGGCATCAATGTATCCTACAATTGTTATCCTGATGGTCATTGGATTGATAACTCTTATGATGAGCTTTACAATTCCAAAAATTATCCCTGTTCTAAAGGAGTTCAATGTGGAACTTCCGATGCCCACAAAGACTGTCATCACTCTTTCAAATTTCTTTGAAAATTACTGGTATCTTCCTTTAATAACAGTCATAGGATTTGTAGTATTTTACAGAATTACTTACAGAACAGAGAAAGGAAGATTTTTCTGGGATAATCTTAAATTAAGATTGCCTGTGTTAGGAAATATTTTCAGAAAATTAGCCCTTTCAAGATTTTCTCATTATTTAAGTGTTCTTTATCGTACGGGAATTGGGATAATTCAGGCTCTTTCAATTCTTGAAAAAGTTGTGGTCAATGCAGTTGTCGCAAAAGAAATAAGAAGATTGAGAGAAGAAATAATGAGAGGCGAATCTCTTTCAAGTGGAATCAAAAAGAGCAAAGAATTTCCTTCGCTTGTAACAAGAATGATTGAAGTGGGAGAAGAGACAGGTGCTCTTGATGATACTCTTAACAAAGTTTCTGATTACTATGACAGAGAAATACCAGCTGCCATAAGACAGATGTTCGGTGTTCTTGAGCCTATGATGATTATTTTTTTAGGGGGGTTTGTTTTATTCATAGCCTTATCAATTTTCCTTCCGCTCTGGAGTTTAACTGGCCAGATCGGGCAACAGATTCCTTCTTATTGA